The genome window aaaaagatAACAAATACATGGATATATTTATCCATGaaacaaacaatgaaataaaaaactCCCTATAATActagataaaacaataaaatccccCCCAACAAAAACATAGCAGCACATCTTGAAAAGATCTTAAGAGCTCAAAGCAGCATATATAGCTCCCCCTCTATCCTATttaaccctcacaacaaccctgtgaagtgggttaggctgagagaccagTCTAtggtttcatggaggataaggctctcagtggctactagccatggtggctatgttctgcctccgtagttggaggctgtatgcttacggatactagttgctggagacagcaggaggggagagtgctcttatactcaggtcctgcttgcagcttcccttggacatctggttggccattgttggaacaggatattggactggatggcccactggcctgatccagcaggctctttttatgttcaaagtcacccagtgaacttctcAGTGgactgggaatttgaacctgggtttcctaGTCTGGCCCTTTAATCACTACTCCACATACGCCAGCCCAGTTCTGATTTAGGCTGAAGGAGGAAAAGGTGGAAAGTAGGTGGAATTTGATGGAAGGAGCCCTGGGTTTCTGCAAAGCTCTTCAGggttttgtttggggttttttttttgagaaagagAGAGCAGTAATGGCAGACAAACTTTTCCGAAATATAATTTGCCCACCACAGCCTTGAGTTGGTACAATTACCCGGTCACCCCCAGATTGGCCTGATctgctcttgtgcttttaacagtggCAGATTGGTCAGCAGCAActagccagtggagcttttcagagAATGGAGATATACCTTATCgccattactatttatttattaaatttatatcctgcccttcctcccagggtggcaaattatCAAGCTGTTGCAAGAAAAAACAGGAAGAGGAATAGCTTTTTAGAAGAGGCATTGGTAACCTTTAGTGTTTTGGTATATTCTATGGTATGCACTCAGTTTATATGGGCAATTATGAGGCCCAATAGATCTGGTGAGTGGTCCATGCAAATTAATCTTGTATTATACATCATCCCTGCATTATTTTAGTTTACTTAGAAAGGGATGACATTTGCTGAATATCCCAGTGTCAAGTTTATCAACCCAGATTTTTTTCCTAATCCCTGTCTCACTCTTTGATCTTTATGAGAAGCAAGGAGTTTTTAACCACTTCCACTAAAAATGCAAACAGTTCTCACATTATTATATGCATATTCACTACAGATatcctaaagtaaccagcacataaacaaatacatataacaatgcattgttgttgttgttatgtgccttcaagtcgattacgacttatggcgaccctatgaatcagtgacctccaagagcatctgtcatgaaccaccctgtccagatcttgtaatttcaggtctgtggcttcttttatataaatatacttATGTGTTTATACTTAAGAaacatgctgcagaaatataacaCTACATGGAGTTGGACAGTTTATATaagtttttaaatataattttgcatatagttaggttgtttcttttaaaaaaactgataaaGCATGATCAGCTCAGACATAAGTGTGTGCTAAATGCAAGCGTCTGATACAGGCAAAGTTGAATCAGGTTGGAACTAccaaattccatgtataaatACATTGAAAACTGATTCCTTCTCCATCCCTTCTCCATAGGCAGAACAtttgaaaatcactggcagaCACTAGCTCATGCTCGATGCTTGAGAAAACAACTGAGATATGCCTGCCAGTCAAAAACATTCAAGTTTCTAAAGTTCCAAGATGATTTTAATTTCTAATTCAAAATGCTCATCTGAATGGTGAGTTCATGATTTCAAAATCAAACTTGCGTCAGGAAACCAGGACATTTGGCAGACTATGGgtctgaatattttttttttatttgaatgtTCTTCGTTTCCTGTGGGCTTACGCATCAAATGTGCTGCTCCGTATGGTGTGCTTGTTCCAGACTGCTCAGTCATCTGATGACCCGAATCTGTGCTGAGTCGTAAAAGGAGTGGGGGTAGCAGCCCCTGCCAATCCGCTGGGGAGATTTGAAGCAGATTCTTGGCCACCTCCTGCTTGTTTGTCATTGTCTCCAGGGGTCTTGCACCAACATGGGCAGCAAGGGGACACAACAGCCCGGATCTTGCAGCACGTgccatgccagcagtgggcaacCATTCGTCGGATCGCAGTAGAGGAAAAGAAGAAGATGATGGGGTCCAAAGTGGTGTTCAGGGAAGTGAGGAAGAAAGACTTCACTCTCCAGGAAGGACTCTGGTTCTGAATGAAGCCTACAATGTGGGAGATGTTGTAAGGGGCAAAGGCGATGGCAAAATTGAGCAACGTGGCCAGCGCCAGACCCACTGCCCGTTTCTTTTTGTGGGGTGGGATGTTGGGCATCGAGGTCAGGATACGTATCACGTTGACATAGCAGAAAATGGTGATGATGAGAGGGAGGCAGAAGAGGAGAAGGCAGAGTTCTAGTCGGAAAGGGAGGAGGATACGGAGCTGTTCTGGGGAGAATGTCTCATAACATGTGGTGCCTTCAAATTTGGCCAGGGTCCCATTGCGGTATTCAACAACATAGACGATGCTGGCACAGTGGGAGCAGGCCAGTAGCCAGAATAAGATGCTGGCTGCTATTGCATAGGTTGGCCTGCGATTTAGCTTGTGCTTGACCGGATGGGCGACACACAGGTAGCGCTCCACACTGACCCCCATGAGGAAAAGGGTGCTGAGGTAGATGCTGCTGTAGAAACAGAAGTTggtgagggggcaaaggaagtcaGGGAAAGGCCAAGTCATGTCCATGGCAGCCTCCGTCAttttgaagggaaggaagatCAGAAGGAATAAGTCAGACACAGTCAAGTTGAGCAGGAAGATGTCTATGGGGGTTGGCTTCTGGCGCACTTTCCTCAGGAAAGCATAACCGGCCAAAAGATTGGAAGGGAAGCCAGTCAGGAAGGAGAAGATGTAGATGGCAAGAACAGTCTTATTTGTGGCTTTCATCTCAGCTTCTGTAAATGATGGAGGAGATTATTAGATAATAGCATAAGTCAGGGAAACTGTTTCTTATCCCTCAAGTATCATTCAGAGATGGGTGCCCTGTCTCTAGGAACGTGTTCAGTCTTCTTTGTAGTAAgaacaaaaaaggttccccaatgGTTAGAGAAGGAGTAGCCgaaatggtgtcctccagatgtcattaggctacagttcccatcatccctgaccattgaccgagGGGGATGTGGCtgttgggagttgaagtccaaaatatGTGGAGGCTACCACATTGGCCACCCCTGGATTAGGCAATAGACATCCACCTAATACCAGCAGTGTTCATCAATGGTGTGTTGTTAGATTGGCTAGGCTCAGACCGACAGACTGCCCTAAAGTCAACCAGCAAAGGTCTTAGCTGATCAAGGATGTGAACCCAAGTCTCCCCAGTCAAATTCCAACCACTACACTACCTCTTGCCAGTTCATTATTCtataactttcctctttcaacaagccttttaggttgagacctatcccagcctgcgtctgtgataaaattgcttaatatgtttttaataatgtttttaacccgtttttaaagttgtttttttaaaaatggttttaaagctgctttgttttgatgtattttaagatctgtttttatgatgctttcaagtgtttttagcgctttgtttgccgccctgg of Rhineura floridana isolate rRhiFlo1 chromosome 15, rRhiFlo1.hap2, whole genome shotgun sequence contains these proteins:
- the LOC133370349 gene encoding free fatty acid receptor 2-like codes for the protein MKATNKTVLAIYIFSFLTGFPSNLLAGYAFLRKVRQKPTPIDIFLLNLTVSDLFLLIFLPFKMTEAAMDMTWPFPDFLCPLTNFCFYSSIYLSTLFLMGVSVERYLCVAHPVKHKLNRRPTYAIAASILFWLLACSHCASIVYVVEYRNGTLAKFEGTTCYETFSPEQLRILLPFRLELCLLLFCLPLIITIFCYVNVIRILTSMPNIPPHKKKRAVGLALATLLNFAIAFAPYNISHIVGFIQNQSPSWRVKSFFLTSLNTTLDPIIFFFSSTAIRRMVAHCWHGTCCKIRAVVSPCCPCWCKTPGDNDKQAGGGQESASNLPSGLAGAATPTPFTTQHRFGSSDD